In the genome of Dermacentor silvarum isolate Dsil-2018 chromosome 1, BIME_Dsil_1.4, whole genome shotgun sequence, one region contains:
- the LOC119437412 gene encoding uncharacterized protein LOC119437412: MLPRSKYLLRKLWNPTVHTAVTRHYYCNICGSQLEELRSDTVRCEACQADMKVSLLNDAGCFFSILNIKQQLGQTIAKCKDVLFSQMEKIEQGLQSESVSDITSGALYKSLRQSGKINHKDFTLTFNTDGSPVYKSSKASVWPIQFTINELPPVVRRQTPVLAGLWFGHKHPDMMVFMEKFVEALQAVGIVGWQYGTETVRSKVHAICCSVDVPARAAVTNQTQFNGRFGCCWCLTCAEHIEGAPRYIQTDFVLRTEEGVLRDMKLALELNMPVNGIKGPSPLINLDFFNPVLSQAVDYMHCVLLGVARQLTEFWLDSANSQEPFYIGAPSTLAKLDKRLLSICPPHCFTRLPRSLADRCFWKASEWKNWLLYYSLPTVLGVLPPRFWRHVSMLAEAIFTLLKSEISPTDLQRAGHLLQSFVSRAASLYGTRFMTFNVHQLRHLTSSVEHLGPLWANSAFPFETGNGKLTKMVKAAKGAPTQILERVALEGELELALHLLSLPHDVTKFCERLLGRVPIKKATRVDNVCLFGAPVTATLSTQEMQSVQNFLDTCAVIKEYLRMSFEGTVIHSQQYRKAKKSDCSVVAGHDGNFFMVSHILHVLDGVPGVVLLLCQKLGIDENADGFPPHIKECFLSPVDTCVVLKPANVAMPALFIDFEAESKQYVCALPNIVERD; encoded by the exons ATGCTGCCTCGAAGCAAGTACCTACTGCGGAAATTGTGGAATCCAACCGTGCATACGGCCGTGACTCGCCATTATTACTGTAATATTTGCGGGAGTCAACTGGAGGAGCTACGATCAGATACAGTGCGCTGTGAAGCGTGCCAAGCAGACATGAAAGTCTCGCTATTGAATGATGCAGGCTGCTTTTTCAGCATCTTGAACATCAAACAGCAACTTGGTCAGACGATTGCCAAGTGCAAGGACGTTCTGTTCAGTCAAATGGAAAAAATTGAGCAAGGACTACAAAGCGAATCGGTGAGTGACATCACCAGTGGTGCTCTTTACAAGAGTCTTAGGCAGAGTGGCAAGATAAACCACAAGGACTTTACGCTCACGTTCAACACTGACGGAAGCCCTGTTTACAAATCGTCGAAAGCATCAGTATGGCCCATCCAGTTCACTATAAATGAACTTCCGCCAGTAGTGCGCCGCCAAACCCCAGTTTTGGCTGGATTGTGGTTCGGCCACAAACATCCGGACATGATGGTCTTTATGGAGAAATTTGTGGAGGCATTGCAGGCTGTTGGAATTGTTGGGTGGCAGTATGGAACGGAAACTGTGAGATCAAAAGTTCATGCCATCTGCTGTTCAGTTGATGTGCCAGCCCGTGCAGCAGTGACAAACCAGACGCAGTTTAATGGAAGATTTGGCTGCTGCTGGTGCCTGACCTGTGCAGAACACATTGAAG GTGCTCCTCGGTACATCCAGACTGACTTTGTACTGAGAACGGAAGAAGGTGTCCTGAGAGACATGAAGCTTGCCCTTGAGCTCAATATGCCAGTGAATGGCATCAAGGGGCCATCGCCATTGATAAACCTTGATTTCTTCAATCCAGTGCTGAGCCAGGCAGTTGACTACATGCACTGTGTGCTGCTTGGAGTGGCACGGCAGCTTACTGAGTTTTGGCTGGACAGTGCAAACTCCCAGGAGCCGTTCTACATTG GCGCTCCTTCAACTCTAGCCAAGCTGGACAAACGTCTCCTGAGTATCTGCCCACCCCACTGTTTCACACGGCTACCAAGGTCCTTGGCAGACAGGTGCTTCTGGAAGGCGAGCGAGTGGAAGAACTGGCTGCTCTACTACTCTCTGCCAACAGTACTTGGAGTGCTGCCACCGCGGTTCTGGAGGCACGTGTCAATGCTGGCGGAAGCCATTTTCACTCTGCTCAAGAGTGAAATTTCACCAACTGATCTTCAGCGAGCAG GTCACCTGCTTCAGTCGTTTGTGTCAAGAGCTGCAAGCCTCTATGGGACTCGCTTCATGACCTTCAATGTCCACCAGTTACGCCATCTGACGTCGAGCGTGGAGCATCTGGGTCCCCTTTGGGCCAACTCGGCATTTCCCTTTGAAACAGGGAATGGGAAGCTGACCAAGATGGTAAAGGCGGCAAAAGGAGCTCCAACACAAATACTGGAGAGAGTCGCTCTGGAAGGAGAGCTGGAACTTGCCCTGCATTTGCTTTCTCTGCCGCATGATGTCACGAAGTTCTGCGAAAGACTGCTTGGCAGAGTTCCTATTAAGAAAGCAACTAGAGTTGATAATGTATGCTTATTTGGAGCGCCGGTTACAGCAACATTGTCCACGCAGGAAATGCAATCTGTGCAGAATTTCTTGGACACATGTGCTGTAATTAAGGAATACTTAAGAATGAGCTTTGAAGGGACAGTTATACACAGCCAGCAGTATAGAAAGGCAAAGAAAAGTGACTGTTCTGTAGTCGCAGGCCACGATGGCAATTTTTTTATGGTTTCCCATATATTGCATGTGCTTGATGGCGTTCCTGGCGTGGTTCTGTTGCTATGCCAGAAACTAGGAATTGATGAGAATGCTGATGGTTTTCCTCCTCATATCAAAGAGTGTTTTTTGTCACCTGTTGACACTTGTGTTGTTTTAAAGCCTGCCAATGTTGCAATGCCAGCTTTGTTTATAGACTTTGAGGCTGAAAGCAAGCAGTATGTGTGTGCGTTGCCCAACATTGTAGAACGGGATTGA